A single genomic interval of Lathyrus oleraceus cultivar Zhongwan6 chromosome 7, CAAS_Psat_ZW6_1.0, whole genome shotgun sequence harbors:
- the LOC127102235 gene encoding uncharacterized protein LOC127102235: MTNKNCLEALDLSLQDINSNNAPFGGKVLIMEVVRKGTKAQMISACIVPSHLWDHTKILRLHQNMRSLHDQEFVELLIRIGDGVEPTKADDMVRLHSQIAIPWDSEHFIQVLIQHLFPNLELHGWHAPYMVQRAILTPINDDVQKLNDMIIDQFPGEEHILKM; the protein is encoded by the coding sequence ATGACAAACAAAAATTGTTTGGAAGCCTTAGATCTATCATTACAAGACATTAATAGCAACAATGCTCCATTTGGTGGAAAAGTTCTGATCATGGAGGTTGTAAGAAAGGGTACTAAGGCACAAATGATTTCAGCGTGTATTGTTCCGTCTCATTTATGGGATCATACCAAGATTTTGCGTTTGCATCAAAATATGCGATCATTGCATGATCAAGAGTTTGTAGAACTTCTTATTCGCATTGGTGATGGTGTTGAACCTACCAAAGCAGATGATATGGTGAGATTACATTCACAGATTGCAATCCCATGGGACAGTGAACATTTCATACAAGTACTTATCCAACATCTTTTTCCTAATTTAGAATTGCATGGTTGGCATGCCCCATATATGGTACAAAGAGCTATTTTGACACCAATAAATGATGATGTCCAGAAATTGAATGATATGATTATCGACCAGTTTCCAGGAGAAGAACATATTCTAAAGATGTGA